A window from Campylobacter concisus encodes these proteins:
- the glnA gene encoding type I glutamate--ammonia ligase, producing MGKFVQNIDHFFDFCKENEVKFVDFRFTDLGGAWHSISYNIKAVTKENFTNGIPMDASSMHGWQPIDKSDMIMKPEATTAFLDPFTSDITVVVFCDIYDIYKSQIYEKCPRSIAKRAMQYVKDSGLGDEAYFGPENEFFVFDNVKIIDSPNCAMYQVDSEEGEWNDATDFKDSYNTGHRPRRKGGYLMTQPIDSMVDLRAEMMQVLEQVGLEVFLGHHEVAQGQGEIGVKFGNLVEAADNVQIYKYVVRMVAHLNGKTVTFMPKPLYGDNGSGMHVHQSVWKDGKNLFYKEGNYANLSDFARYYIGGVLKHARSVAAFTNPSTNSYKRLIPGFEAPSILTYSSQNRSASIRIPYGSGEKSVRAEMRFPDSTANPYLAFSAMLMAGLDGVKNKYEPVGPMDENLFKLHLDEIRERGIEQLPHTLRGSLEALIRDNEYLKPIMTDLFIDTYQHFKFETQVWPYEARPTAYEFKTCFSC from the coding sequence GTGGGAAAATTCGTCCAAAATATAGATCATTTTTTTGATTTTTGTAAAGAAAATGAAGTCAAATTTGTAGATTTTAGATTTACTGATTTAGGTGGTGCTTGGCATAGCATTAGCTACAACATAAAGGCTGTTACGAAAGAAAATTTCACAAATGGCATCCCGATGGATGCTAGCTCTATGCATGGCTGGCAACCAATCGATAAGAGCGACATGATAATGAAACCAGAAGCTACAACTGCATTTTTAGACCCATTTACTTCTGATATTACAGTTGTTGTTTTTTGCGATATTTACGACATTTACAAGAGTCAAATTTATGAAAAATGCCCTCGCTCAATAGCTAAAAGAGCAATGCAGTACGTAAAAGATAGCGGTCTTGGCGATGAGGCATACTTTGGCCCTGAGAATGAATTTTTTGTATTTGACAATGTCAAAATCATCGACAGCCCAAACTGCGCGATGTATCAAGTAGATAGCGAAGAAGGCGAGTGGAACGATGCTACTGACTTCAAAGATAGCTACAACACAGGTCATCGCCCACGCAGAAAAGGCGGCTACTTGATGACTCAGCCGATAGATAGCATGGTAGATCTAAGAGCCGAGATGATGCAAGTTTTAGAGCAAGTTGGTCTTGAAGTCTTTTTAGGACACCACGAAGTCGCACAAGGTCAAGGCGAGATCGGCGTGAAATTTGGCAATCTAGTAGAAGCTGCCGATAATGTTCAAATTTATAAATATGTCGTTCGCATGGTGGCTCACCTAAACGGCAAGACAGTTACATTTATGCCAAAACCACTTTATGGCGACAACGGAAGCGGCATGCACGTTCATCAATCAGTCTGGAAAGATGGTAAAAATTTATTCTATAAAGAGGGCAACTACGCAAATTTAAGTGATTTCGCAAGATACTATATCGGTGGCGTTTTAAAACACGCAAGAAGCGTTGCAGCCTTTACTAACCCAAGTACAAATAGCTACAAACGCCTAATCCCTGGCTTTGAAGCACCATCTATCCTAACATACTCTAGCCAAAACCGCTCAGCAAGTATCCGCATACCTTATGGTTCAGGTGAAAAGTCGGTTAGAGCCGAGATGAGATTTCCAGATAGCACAGCAAACCCTTATCTAGCCTTCTCAGCGATGCTAATGGCGGGACTTGACGGCGTTAAAAATAAATACGAGCCAGTTGGTCCTATGGATGAAAATTTATTTAAACTTCATCTTGATGAGATTAGAGAGCGTGGCATAGAACAGCTTCCACACACACTTCGTGGTAGCCTTGAAGCGCTAATTCGCGATAATGAATACTTAAAACCAATAATGACCGATCTTTTCATAGATACATATCAACACTTCAAATTTGAAACTCAAGTTTGGCCTTACGAAGCGCGCCCAACCGCTTATGAGTTTAAAACCTGCTTCTCTTGCTAA
- a CDS encoding histidinol-phosphatase, translating to MTVDLHNHTPLCKHAVGEPREYVQNAIKAGTKYFGFSDHAPMNYDEAYRMRFDEMQGYEDEILHLRDEFSGEIEILLGYEMDFLDGFMDERVFARKVDYLIGSVHFFNGWAFDNPEFIGGYEGKDLDQIWQEYFDNVERSAKLGKFDIMGHIDLLKLFKFLPKKDVRILAKNAVNAIKEANLVVEINAAGFRKPIGEQYPSVNLLELIAEKDITITFGSDAHAKEDIGKNGEICEQIARDLGYSKCAIFKNRDRELVKF from the coding sequence ATGACCGTCGATCTTCACAACCATACGCCACTTTGCAAGCACGCAGTTGGTGAGCCAAGAGAGTATGTACAAAACGCAATAAAAGCTGGCACAAAATACTTTGGTTTTAGCGATCACGCACCGATGAACTACGATGAAGCTTACAGAATGAGATTTGATGAAATGCAAGGCTATGAAGACGAAATTTTACATTTAAGAGATGAATTTAGCGGTGAGATAGAAATTTTGCTTGGCTATGAGATGGATTTTTTAGATGGGTTTATGGATGAGCGAGTTTTTGCTAGAAAAGTTGATTATCTAATAGGCTCTGTGCATTTTTTTAATGGCTGGGCATTTGACAATCCAGAATTTATCGGTGGCTACGAGGGCAAAGACTTGGATCAAATTTGGCAAGAGTATTTTGATAATGTAGAAAGATCAGCCAAGCTTGGCAAATTTGACATTATGGGGCATATCGATCTTTTAAAGCTTTTTAAATTTTTACCAAAAAAGGATGTTAGGATTTTAGCTAAAAATGCAGTAAATGCGATAAAAGAAGCAAATTTAGTTGTTGAGATAAATGCTGCTGGCTTTAGAAAGCCTATCGGCGAGCAATATCCAAGCGTAAATTTACTTGAACTAATAGCTGAAAAAGATATAACCATCACCTTTGGCTCAGACGCTCACGCAAAAGAAGATATCGGTAAAAATGGTGAAATTTGCGAGCAAATAGCTAGAGATTTAGGTTATTCAAAATGTGCTATTTTTAAAAATAGAGATAGAGAATTAGTAAAATTTTAG
- a CDS encoding peptidase U32 family protein, with translation MLKRPELLSPAGNLTKLKIALEYGADAVYGSVASFSLRTRSAREFNLETFKEAIDYTHEKGKKFYATINAFPFNSQIEPLKRHLQTISAMKPDAFIIATPGVMSLAKAIAPDIEIHLSTQANVMNVLDAKIYHDMGAKRIVVAREMNLKDVIKIKEEIPTLDIEIFVHGSMCFAYSGRCLVSSVQSGRMSNRGSCANDCRFKYELYAKNEESGVLFRLEEDENGTHIMNSKDLCLISHIKEIVDSGVIDSLKIEGRTKSEYYAACTARAYKMAINDAMNDKFDAQIYENEINTLKNRGFTDGYLVHRPYERTDTQNHVSSLEEGTHQVNAISEDGEFFKCKYKIFPGNSYEIVAPIGSHIDDSENEISKVYSQDGKKFIKFKQLITKKGKVMSEIHSGNENEINLGIKLPKFSFLREKI, from the coding sequence GTGCTAAAAAGGCCTGAACTTTTATCTCCAGCTGGAAATTTAACAAAACTTAAAATCGCCCTTGAGTATGGAGCTGACGCTGTTTATGGCTCAGTGGCTAGTTTTTCACTAAGGACTAGATCGGCAAGGGAATTTAACCTTGAAACATTCAAAGAGGCGATAGACTACACACACGAAAAGGGAAAGAAATTTTATGCGACCATAAATGCTTTTCCTTTTAACTCTCAGATCGAGCCACTAAAAAGGCACTTGCAAACTATCTCGGCGATGAAGCCAGATGCCTTTATCATCGCAACTCCAGGCGTTATGAGTCTAGCAAAAGCCATCGCTCCTGATATCGAGATACATCTCTCAACTCAGGCAAACGTTATGAACGTACTTGATGCAAAAATTTATCACGATATGGGCGCAAAACGTATCGTCGTAGCACGCGAGATGAATTTAAAAGATGTTATAAAGATAAAAGAAGAAATTCCAACTCTTGACATTGAAATTTTTGTACATGGCTCGATGTGCTTTGCTTACTCTGGCAGGTGCTTAGTAAGCTCAGTGCAAAGCGGACGTATGTCAAATCGCGGCAGCTGTGCCAACGACTGCAGGTTTAAGTATGAACTTTACGCTAAAAACGAAGAGAGTGGTGTGCTTTTCCGCTTAGAAGAGGACGAAAACGGTACTCATATTATGAACTCAAAGGATCTTTGCCTTATCTCTCACATCAAAGAGATCGTTGATAGTGGCGTAATAGATAGCTTAAAAATAGAAGGTCGCACAAAGAGCGAGTACTATGCAGCTTGCACAGCAAGAGCCTACAAAATGGCGATAAATGATGCTATGAATGATAAATTTGACGCACAAATTTATGAGAATGAGATAAATACGTTGAAAAACCGCGGCTTTACGGATGGCTACTTGGTGCATAGACCTTATGAACGAACCGATACACAAAATCACGTTAGCAGCCTAGAAGAAGGCACACATCAGGTAAATGCAATAAGCGAAGATGGTGAGTTTTTTAAGTGTAAATATAAAATTTTTCCAGGCAATAGCTACGAGATTGTGGCGCCTATCGGCTCACACATAGATGATAGCGAGAATGAAATCTCAAAGGTTTATTCACAAGATGGCAAGAAATTTATTAAATTTAAGCAGCTCATCACCAAAAAAGGTAAAGTTATGAGTGAAATTCATAGTGGCAATGAAAATGAGATAAACCTTGGTATTAAGCTACCAAAATTTAGCTTTTTAAGGGAGAAAATATGA
- the purE gene encoding 5-(carboxyamino)imidazole ribonucleotide mutase, producing the protein MKFVSIIMGSKSDYEIVSEVAKTLEKFGVKYELIISSAHRSPKRTSEYVANAEKKGAKVFIAAAGMAAHLAGAIAANTTKPVIGIPMAGSALSGVDALYSTVQMPSGMPVATLAIGKAGAINAAYLAVQILALEDDSLASALKADREAKIKALEEDSSKVEVIL; encoded by the coding sequence ATGAAATTTGTTTCTATTATAATGGGAAGTAAAAGTGACTATGAGATCGTTAGCGAGGTGGCAAAAACTCTTGAAAAATTTGGCGTAAAATATGAACTGATAATCAGCTCAGCTCACAGAAGCCCAAAAAGAACGAGCGAGTACGTCGCAAATGCTGAGAAAAAGGGCGCAAAAGTCTTTATTGCAGCTGCTGGTATGGCGGCTCACCTAGCTGGTGCGATTGCTGCAAATACAACAAAACCAGTGATCGGCATACCAATGGCAGGTTCGGCCCTTAGCGGTGTTGACGCACTTTACTCAACTGTGCAAATGCCAAGTGGCATGCCAGTGGCAACTCTAGCTATCGGCAAGGCCGGTGCCATAAATGCGGCCTATTTGGCAGTGCAAATTTTAGCGCTTGAAGATGATAGTCTGGCAAGTGCTCTAAAAGCTGACAGAGAGGCAAAGATAAAGGCTTTAGAGGAAGACTCTTCAAAGGTTGAAGTGATACTGTAA
- a CDS encoding chemotaxis protein, translated as MTQEELDALMAGGLDDELDNTKEDADQEVADVKEDTDEVTEVAEAIDTKDEPQSKSESNSKNAENYRVSADGVWPPPPPTEDHKMVHQLDDVTRDSEEKATQMFDKLETINNFFMDAESDSNSLKDTINSNIELFTTLSEKFPNIAAFSEALEKNNSLLGTIDNIIGNLQMGQDEIMMAMDMMQYQDIHRQKIERVINVMRALSKYMNTLFEGKIDDDKRVSSAVHIAGDTTTENLVSNDDIEALIESLGKK; from the coding sequence ATGACCCAAGAGGAACTTGACGCACTTATGGCAGGTGGGCTAGATGATGAGTTAGATAATACTAAAGAAGATGCTGACCAAGAGGTTGCGGACGTCAAAGAGGATACGGACGAGGTAACAGAAGTTGCAGAAGCAATCGATACTAAAGATGAGCCACAGTCAAAATCAGAAAGTAATTCAAAGAATGCAGAAAACTACAGAGTGAGTGCAGATGGCGTTTGGCCACCACCACCACCAACGGAAGATCACAAAATGGTTCATCAGCTTGACGATGTGACAAGAGATAGCGAAGAAAAAGCTACTCAGATGTTTGATAAGCTTGAGACGATAAATAACTTTTTTATGGACGCTGAGAGCGACTCAAATAGCCTAAAAGACACAATAAACTCAAATATTGAGCTATTTACGACACTAAGCGAGAAATTTCCAAATATCGCTGCATTTAGTGAGGCTTTGGAGAAAAACAACTCGCTTCTTGGCACGATCGATAATATCATCGGAAATTTACAAATGGGACAAGATGAGATCATGATGGCTATGGATATGATGCAGTATCAAGACATCCATAGACAAAAGATCGAGCGTGTTATCAACGTTATGAGAGCACTTAGCAAATATATGAATACCTTGTTTGAAGGTAAAATTGACGATGATAAGCGCGTTAGCTCCGCTGTTCACATCGCTGGTGATACAACGACTGAAAATCTTGTCAGCAACGACGATATCGAAGCCTTGATAGAAAGCTTGGGTAAAAAATAG